A stretch of DNA from Arachis hypogaea cultivar Tifrunner chromosome 19, arahy.Tifrunner.gnm2.J5K5, whole genome shotgun sequence:
AGACGGTAGAGTAGGTGAGATTAAGGGGAGGATCAAACTTAGCTACAGGGTCTATTCAAGTATGCttgaaatttaagataaaaaataaaaaggacataAATGAAAATCTTTTTTTAAGGCAGGTGATCAATATCTTGTGATTTGAAACCTGTAACTAATTTAATCCCACTTGTAGAGGAAACTTATCATAAGGGACAGAGAGCCAATCAAAGTCAAGCACAGCAACTCAGGTTTTCACTTTTGGAttgttttatataatttttttattaataagtgttttattatagaaaaataatttttgtctacatttcttctttttccaatttaccttttgtttttaaaatttacataaatATGTTGTTTAGATtcattaattgatttataatgaATTTGTTTTGGAGTGAACAAAAGTATAGATCAGCGGCTCAAATATCTAAAAAAAGCACTTTAACACTTAATTAATAAGTTACATTAAAGAGTATTATTTCACTATTCTTTGGAAAAAAAACATATATGTGGAGctagtttagttcttttagtTTTTATAAGGTATTTTGTAGAGATTGAGAGACTGAATCTGAGattcagtattatgtttgttggttcagagattgatactaaaatttttgtttctgtctctaaaatttctgtatttcagtacctctaaaAAGTAGGGACAGACGGGACTAAAATTTTAGAGATagaaactgaaactttaataacattttatacctaaaatattctcatttcaattaattaatttcaattttattatttgtacaaattaaattagagtttcattcttgtttcaatttttgtctcccactttgcaccaaacagaatactgaaatttatttcaatctctgtctctttaatctctgtctctcagtctcaatctttTCGTCTATATCTCTCCACCAAACCCTAGAGACATTTCATCATCCTATTCAAAggtcctttttttttaatatcagtATTAGAATATTATCGTTGAATTTTCTGATTTATGATGAGATTGGTAGATAGATGATTAATCTGAgaagaaaatatatttaatattattgaaaaatatgaaaatgttatctattttaatttacAATGAAagccttatttaattatttttatattcaagACTCGTTAACCAAATCATAGTTAATTAGGAAAGAAAGGGGGAACATTATGCTTGAAGCTTAGAAGATAAAgataaacaccaaacttagaagaaaaagataaacaCTAAGAGCAAATATTTAATGAATATCGTTAATTATACAAGAGAAAACAAGAAACGTCAGATTAAATCCATCACCCTCAAATTAAATAATCTTCTTGTGAGAGTGTatgattgtgaaaaaaaaaagtcaaaataatgtataaaaaatgttagaagatcaataaaatttattatttataaccaataattaattatgaatgtttagtatattattaaattattaaattaaaaaaattaattaataactaaaaataataataaaaaacaataaattgtgCTGGCTCTTGACGAACATTATTATATGAAAAAGTATGGGgagtcaatggaatatttgtacaatgtgtacaatggagatttaggaaatattagagatataaccattagtgctACCTTTTCCTATCAgttgaagcttttgggatgattggtatcatgacatggtattagaactCTAGATCCGAAATGTCAAAAGTTCGATATTTGATGAACTCGAAAATCAGTTTAAGTTTAACTATGCTATTGTTTAGTGAAACTTAGGGTAACCATGATAATGCTTATGTATGTATATAGTTTGGAACAAGCACGAAAAAAGTACAAGGGCGTCAACGAGAAAACGAGGCTAGTATAATAGTACTTTTGGTTTTCTAGAATGTCGTTTGCTGGAGTCAAAGCACCATAACCAAACTACTTAACTAGACTaagtaaaagtaattaaaacacaGAACACACACATGATGTCAGCAATATATACATCTTTAAATAAGTTTCCTTTTAATAGAAATATCAATGTGTCGCTCCTAACCATTGAcaaatgaaattaaataattttataaaatcatgGATGTTGGAAAGGGTATATATGAAGGTTCGTGGCAGATTGATATTGATATGTGTGTTTGTTGAGTGCAATAAGGTTGTCGTTGTCTGAGTTGGAGAAAATTAAAGCGTAAAGAAGGTTGGAAAAATGAAAACTCGGCTGGGAAGTGAATCAAGTAAAAATAGGACTATaattaattggtttgatttttCACACATTTATCATGGTACGAGAAACTTTCAATGTCAAATGAATTGTCAAAATCTATAAAATAAGTGTAAACTACTGTTTATTACGCTTTGATTTGTTGTTTAACTTTTTAATATTCGATAAATTCTCCTTTTCTGGCTAGGGAGGGTTTGAAATCTGCATGTATAAGCTTAGCGTTTACCCTCTATCATGTATTTatttaggtggaaactcaggtgcagttgacttcacgtgaagttgatatctgagaaccgttagatgatttgactgatttgactaaattttcatctaatctAACGACTCTGAAGTATCAACTttgtcgacttcacctgagttttcaccgttCATTTAACTATGTAATGTAAACCTTGCCACGCTGTAATTATGATTGCAATATGCCGTTTGTTTATGTCAAATGGTTGCATGTTGAGAATTTTTCAAGGAATACTGTATACTTAAATAGTTAACTTAATCAGAATACTCCATAAGAGTGTTGAGAATTTCGGATTATGTTTGTTTAATCAATGCCCTATTATATGACAGATAAGGGGTCTGCATTTGAGACATTGACTCAAAATAGCTTCcaggaaaataataaaatatattccaTCTGTTTCTACCACATCGATATTAAACatgttatttatacactaaaattaattttttattttaattattaatataaaatatatattaaaaataaattaaataatatatatttattcacaaatatataataattatttttttttacacataACATTTTTTCATCATTATAGTCATAAAAATGTTATCCTAAATCACATGTTATTTAGATTAGATGCATGTCCATAACATAGTAAATAAGAAAAACGGTCTAAAAAGATACACTAAGGTGCCTGttagttcaattttttttataaattaaatatatataataataataaatataaagttAATTAAGATGCCAAATATCCTATATTCTAATTAAAAGATTTTGGAGGTGAGTCtttgaaataacaaaaatatatatatttttataaatttaattattcttttagtctttataattttacaaaatttctaattaaatatatataattgagtctctatactacttttaattttgtaattatgttCTTtctgtataaaaaatatttaaattaatgaaaTATTTCTCCTAAAAAATATgtagttaaagatctaattagaCTCTCAATTGTAGATACCTTCAATTTGTGAAAAATATGTtctattaattctaatattttttacaaatgGTGAACTCTATTTAATGATTTGCAGTATGTACAAGACAAGATTTGAACCTCCACGCTTGTTTAAACAAACTAGTGAGTTAACCACTAGATTAACCAAATTTAATTGGGCTATCTGGCTATcccttttttttggtattttgacGGGCTTGATAACCCAATCTCTTTGTATTAACTGACTAATGCTTTCTATGATTGCTTCCTGGTGATTGCCCCTTTCTTCTCTGTTGCTAAGAATTTGGAATGCTGCTTTGGAATAAGTTTTTAGAATGATTTTTTGTGTAATGGATAATGGATAACAAATAATATTCTTATCTTTTGTGGTAATGGGCTTATGAAGCCCTACAAATCTGATTTTAGACCACCTTGTAGTTTGAAATGAACTATGTAATGGGCTAAAGCGTAAAGTTCTCAAATCTGATTCATAGCCCATAGTACATAGTATTTTAACAATTGGAAAACAGGCAGTGAATGTAAATGCAGCTTCAACAAGTGACTGAGTGAGGATAGGAGGGAGTTATGGAAATGAATGTTCCTCTAAAGGTGAAGATGTTTATTTGGAAAGCCTCACATAATTTAGTCTTAGTAAACTTGAATCTATTTAGGGAATACATCGCTTGTTAAAAACTTATACACAGTCCACAAAACCGTTACAATGAATTCTTACAAAGTAAGACACAGGAAGAAAGTCTACAaagtagaagaagaggaacaCTCAGCAAAGTTGCACTATCACTACCTATCTCCATGATGCTGCATCCAAATCAAAAGATCACAATTAAAACATGTTCACACATTATATGGATCTAATTTAATTTCAAAGAGGTAGTACTTACATGATATGCAACAAGGGATCTGCAGTAATTAGTGTTTGTGAGGACTGTACTTGTTGATCCACACTCACTGTCCTTGAGTGAAACTGAGGACCTATCAAGCTTGATTGCTGACCATGGATTAGTGGCACCAACATGTGAAGATGACCTCTGCATCCTCACAGGCCTTGGCACATTCCTTCCTTCCACAGAAGCTCTTCGCCGGCTCAGCTGCCTCTCGAATGAATCAGGCCTTTGCTTTGGTGCACTATGTGATCTCACTTTGGCCCTTGATGATTCCGTGTTGGCCATGTAATTTGGAAACAAAGGGTAGTCATAGGACATCACCTCAGCATAGCCTGGCCTAGGGAAGGAGAAGGGATGCTTCGAATCGTCAACTCCAGACGCGGCCGAGTAGCATTGAGGGCTGCTCTGTGCTGTGCTGAAGCAGTCCTCAAAGTGTCCACTACATGCTCTTGGACTAAACTCTGTTAAGGCTGATGGAGCTGGTGATACCTTCAAGTTTTCTTCTTTTGAATAATATGCTGGAAATTTATGCACACTGCTGCTTCTGCTTCTAGAGTTTCCTTTTGATTCACAGACATCCATCTCCACAATCTTGATGTTCTCTTCCATGCCTCTCTCCATTTCCTATATCCACAAATCAAGAACCAATTTTATTGGTGATGAAAACAAACAACTCTTCTCTTCAATGCTGCAAATCTAAGTTGAAAATTTCAACCATTATGTCATGGAACTTACATTATACACTTGAGCATATAAATCTTCCTCTGTAGTGTTTCTGAAACTTGATTGCTTCTGATAAGACTTCCCTTCTGATGATGCAATTCGGATCCTCTGAGCACGAGCTCTAGCCTGTGCTGTCACCAAAGCCTGCATGCATCTCAGTGTTGCCTTGGCCTGTTTTCTCACCAAGTGACCCCTTACCAGAGCCTGCAACTTCACTAGTCCTCTGAGAGCACACAATGCTTTTCTTGCCTGTCACATAAATAAACATTACAAAGATATTCATAtgaaaatgaaagagaaaataaacaaGCTTCCTTGGAAGCTACCTACCAAGTAGGACCTAAAGACAGATTGAATTTTGATGGCTGCAGCCTCTTCAGCTGTTCCATTGGAACCAGAAGCCAAGCGGATCACAGCAGCCGCAGCCTGAGCTGCAGCCACTGCCGCGTCAGCTGCTGCCTCCGTGGCAGCAGCCACAGCCATGGCATGCTTCTTCTGCTCGTCATCCAGAGGAATATCTGTGGTGGCAGCAGCTTGTGGTGTCTGTGAAGCAGTGACATTTGATTCTGCAAAGTTCAATtccttggaaggtgttgttggtGTGGATGTGGATGTGGCAGATGATCTTCTAAAGCTCCATCTCCTTTTCTCCTTTGGGGTTGTGGAATTTGGAGTGGTTGGATTTTCTGTTCCATTTGAAGAATTCAGACTTGTTGCATTACCACCACATTTGTCCTTCACCTtctccttttccctttctttcttccctGTCAAGAAGTTTCTAAGCCATTTCCCTGCCTTCCCCATCTCTATCAAAAACTTAGAAAGCTGAAGTTGATTGTTGCAACAACTTAGTGGAAGAAGACAGTAACAAAATCATTTGTAGATAGATCTCTTCATATGTCTAATAATAAGTTGCTTTCAATACTATAGTCATATATGGCCCCTCCcttttttcttataattcaatCTTGGCTATCTTCACATTCATTAAAAGTGGAAAATTATTACATTGAGAATGACACATATTATCACTAATAAGAgacttttaaatataatataaaaaactaCCTAGTAATTGTGATTCAGTAATACTAAATATTCTTTGAAATATATGGTCCCCTCACTGAGAATAGCATAAGGTTCTTTGACAGCCTAAACTAACTGTTTCATCTCATCATTTTTTTCGGTACAAGCTACCCTTTTTTATTCTTATGTTTGGATCAATGCCATGTAACTTAAAATGCTTGCTTGTGTGTGTAAAATCTAAGAAGAAACTAATAGGAAACTCTTCTTCTGGAGCACTAATGGGATTAGATTCTTTACCCTCTAAACTGAAAAAGAATCGAGTCCCCACAGGTAAGGCCACTAAACAAAGGGTGTTATGGTGATTTCAGTTGTCGGTTAATAAGGAATAATGGGTTGGAGATTGGATCAGAAAGCATGTGAAAATAGGGGAAGAACATGCAGCATCCGTGTAAAATACTCATATTATGGCTTGGCTTGAAGTGAGGGTCCATGTAGGGACCTTAGAACTATTGAAAATTAGAAGACCTTAGTGGGGACACTAAATAAGTGATTGAGTGAGGGTCCTTAGGATCTGCATGTGCCCATCCTATCCATGCACCCTAACACTCTAATGTGCCAAGTATTAATACTAGTGATGGGGATTAAAATATTTGGTTACTTACCCCTTTTTTTCCTATAATTCTATGACCAAAGGGCTAGGTAGATTCAAGTACTTTTGTGCTACATGTTCAAAATTTACAATAATTGCTCAATAAGTTGCATGCAAATAATGTACACCAACCTAAGGTCAATTATCAGAAGGGACCAAGTGGTAGCTTATAAAGGGATATCAAATTAATAAGGTTAGGCCCCTTGCTATATCCATCATAGACTAgtgatttttattgtttattttcaaAGATGAATTTTGTTAAGCAAAAACATCTAGTTGGCATTCACATGGCATGTTTATATGCTTCCCATTTGACTAGGTGTTTTGCAGGAGGAAACAACGCATTGGGATTTGGCCTATTTCCTCCACTAATTCTATCCTTGTTCTCTTAACCAACTTATATTAGTTGATATATTATGCTTAACCAAATTGGCAAATTCCCCTGTGGTCCTTTCTAGCTACCCCAACTCCTAATAAGTTATAATCAAGGTATTCCCTTGAAACAGAAATGATGTTTTTATTACTCTTTAAAAGACATCTATTAAGCACTGAGAGTAAGTTCAACCTCTCTCTCAACTAACACTTAAATAATACTTTATAAGATGCTTGTAAATTCGAACATAATGACTATGGCTAAATCAAGGTTAATAGATTAGACTACAGAGCAGCATCAGTAACAGCTACAAATATGAACCATCCTGGAGCCCTTAATGTAATTGAATATCATATATCAATAATTTATAAGATGATGGACGAAACATAAAACAAAAGCACAATAATTTGATTCCTGATAAGTCTTTTATTGAAGGCTGTCCTCTTATGGTTTAAATAGTAATCAATAATGATTCACCGAATCCAATACAAAATCATAAAGTGAGACACTTGATCATAGGatagaagtcatgcattttcttgGAAACTTCTTGTATTATCTAGTGTTATTGAAAACCAATTTAAAGTTTAGTTTTCAGAATTTAATTAATCTGATCTCTGATGCAGAAAATCTCCATCACCTTGCTACTtattaggggtgagcacgggtagcgAGTATCCGATTACCTGTTCGAATCCGAatccgaaccaattaaattgatTCTAGAACCAACGGGTAATCGGGTTcaacccgaaccaaaccgatgatctttgttagtgattggttcgggtatcgATTCTGGGGGTGTAGAACCCGAATCAACCCACGAActcgatcatatattaattaaataaaaaaataaaaaaaatatatatgacttttCTATTAGACAAAGATTATTCACTGTTAATAtatttggattttaatgagtttagtttttaatgtatttagtgtttaacatgtttgaattatttctattgatgttacatgtttattttacttgttgaatttttaagataaaaatttggtttttttaaatgaatttcaaagtcatcgggtacccaattacccgaaccgaaccaatcaaTTTTTAATCGGTTTAGTTTGATTtggatacatatataaaaaaacataaattcgaaccaaaccgaacctaTTATATTTTGATTGGTTCGATTCTAAGTTTACCATGAACCCAAACCAAACCGACTCGTACTCATTTCTACTACTTATACAATTTTCATAAGTTTCAATATTTCTCCTCTCACAGACTATTTTTAAAGTTGAATTAGATTTATTCAAATTTAGTATAGTATTAGAAACTATATTGTAATTATTAATAAACTACTAATAGATGACAAATGTTTAATCATGAGCATGAGAAAATGGTATTAGAGTCCCACGTGGAACTCGATTTCACATGTGAAAATATATAGTCTAAATCGATTCAGTGACATTCTATTCTTCAGCACGTAATGCTACAAAAGGCAAAGAAGAACTCAAGTTTATTAAGAATATATAAGTGCTGTTCACATGGTTTCgtttcattaaaaataaaaaaataatgcatGTGAGATAGTGTTTTAAACTCTTAATTAATGACAGATTCTTATAACCTTTTGGAAACATTTCAGGTGCACCGGGAGTACCGGTGCTccaattgttttaaccgttgatctaaattataaaaaatatatataatatatattaattgaaatcaactatTAAAACAACTGGTGCACCGGTACTCTCCggtgcacttgaaatgtttcctaaCCTTTTTATGTCCAATGTAGTAGCAGTGGCAGCACATGCAATGCTTCATTTGTTCTTTCTTCTGATTGCTTTTCTCTCATCAAAGAGAGAACTCACCAGTAATGTGCATGGATGCAACGCCACATGACTCTCTCTGCTCCCTACCTATAGGCTACGGTGTTCCCTCACAATTCACAAGCAATGAAACTTTGTATCCTGTGAATGTGTACGTGCTTGCATGCATAGAAGCAGTATTATCAAGACTTTCTATACTTACCTAACtcaattctaaaaattaattctAATGGTGACCGTTGTTACACACTTATATATTACCTAGAAGCTATTTCTGtgtaaggaaaacacaaagataaGAGGATAGAAactaagagacagagacggagattaaattaagtttttataggaaaagtataggtaaccaacaacatttttgaacaatgtgtgaacaatgtgaattaataggattaaaagaataaattaatcttaaatttaattagtagcattaaattaggatgtggtgtatttttatttgattggtggttgttcatttTGTTCAAAATGGTCATTATTTACCTAGCACTCTccgtttttatattatatttggtATAAAATATACATGATTGAAATATGTCTCAAAATCATGtttaatttaacataaatataaaGTTTGAGGGGtagatttgaaattttaaaaatcaaatgaaaatatttttaaaaagaaatattattaaaatttcagtcttctTCCTTTTCTGTGTTTCTATTTTTTTGAGGTACTAAAGAGACAAAAATTTTATATctcaactaaaattttagttccaATCTCAATTACCAAACACAATATTTAATTCCAGTCAATCTCCTAGTCTCAGTCTCAAAAAGCATACAAGGGACGTAAAACTTATAATACAGTCTCTTCATGTCCAAAAATAACAATCTGAAGTATAAACATTTGGAGGTGAAATTAGTGGTCCAACAATATTGGATCAAATAAAATGTaatactatattaaaattaaaattgagtaaATCTAACTTAACTTCAAAAGCTAGAAGTcatattattgaaaaatatagGACTTATAATAATCTTCCTATCTTaaaaaaagaaagcaagtaaaACTAACACTGGTATATTTTGCGGTGCATGAATGGTGTTAAATCTATGTAGTTGCATGGTCAAAGTGGCTTAATTAGCTAAAAAGGAACACTAATCCATATGCAGATAAGCCCCATTCAAAGTCCACCAACGTATCGATGACCAGAGGCTACCGAACTCTGATGGCCCAGTGAAAAACAGACTTCATTTTTCAAAGATTCAGAGCAACTACATTGGCGGCCTACATATGACTCTGTCTGATTTTCATACAACTAGTAACTCTCAGATAAGAAAACTAATGGCTTCAATCAACCAATATTTCAAGCTATTTCTCTACAATGAATTGCAGCTTTCATAGAGGGTTTCATATTGCTTTTTCTGGAATTAGAATGGACATATCTTGGACAAGCAAAGAACTATCTTAAAccttttaaataaaattgttttCACTTGCATTTTGAATGTAAAGAAATTTGAGATTTTGTAGTAGAACTTACACTAAACAAAGAAAGCTTACAATTAATAATTCTTGTTCTGAGATGTACTTTTGAAGAAGATTATATTACATAATACAATAATTATGTTTGTGTTCATAGCTTGGTATATATAAATCTAAATAACCCAACTTATCAAAAGATAATCCCACCATAACCTTTGTCCAAAAATGTTATATGATCAAGACATATATACAAGGGGTAGCAAGAATATCTAAAAACTTATCATCATAAGCAAAATCGTACATGGACACACTTCACTGTGGTCCTTGTGTGAGTCTCTGCACCTCATTGTGGTCACCAAGAGTTTCAATGAGAAGAGGTGGAGCATACTGGGCTAGCCCTTGGTGCTCTTCAGAATCTTGGCAGAATGAGAGAACAATTGTTTCAATTGACATCTCCACAACTGCGAAAAAAAGAGTTGCAACAATGTACCCAAGAGCCCAGCATACCTGCATTAAACAAAATGAAAAGCAAAGTGTGTGAAAATCACATTAAATTATATAAGACTTCTCTGTTAGCAACTACTTTCCAGCTCTTGGTCCTTCTAGGTAGCAACTTATCCTGAATTACCATCTTTTAAGCTTTTGCTAAATGATTTTCCATCTACTCACTTAACTATATTTTAGAAA
This window harbors:
- the LOC112777652 gene encoding protein IQ-DOMAIN 19 isoform X2, which codes for MGKAGKWLRNFLTGKKEREKEKVKDKCGGNATSLNSSNGTENPTTPNSTTPKEKRRWSFRRSSATSTSTPTTPSKELNFAESNVTASQTPQAAATTDIPLDDEQKKHAMAVAAATEAAADAAVAAAQAAAAVIRLASGSNGTAEEAAAIKIQSVFRSYLARKALCALRGLVKLQALVRGHLVRKQAKATLRCMQALVTAQARARAQRIRIASSEGKSYQKQSSFRNTTEEDLYAQVYNEMERGMEENIKIVEMDVCESKGNSRSRSSSVHKFPAYYSKEENLKVSPAPSALTEFSPRACSGHFEDCFSTAQSSPQCYSAASGVDDSKHPFSFPRPGYAEVMSYDYPLFPNYMANTESSRAKVRSHSAPKQRPDSFERQLSRRRASVEGRNVPRPVRMQRSSSHVGATNPWSAIKLDRSSVSLKDSECGSTSTVLTNTNYCRSLVAYHHHGDR
- the LOC112777652 gene encoding protein IQ-DOMAIN 19 isoform X1, which encodes MGKAGKWLRNFLTGKKEREKEKVKDKCGGNATSLNSSNGTENPTTPNSTTPKEKRRWSFRRSSATSTSTPTTPSKELNFAESNVTASQTPQAAATTDIPLDDEQKKHAMAVAAATEAAADAAVAAAQAAAAVIRLASGSNGTAEEAAAIKIQSVFRSYLARKALCALRGLVKLQALVRGHLVRKQAKATLRCMQALVTAQARARAQRIRIASSEGKSYQKQSSFRNTTEEDLYAQVYNEMERGMEENIKIVEMDVCESKGNSRSRSSSVHKFPAYYSKEENLKVSPAPSALTEFSPRACSGHFEDCFSTAQSSPQCYSAASGVDDSKHPFSFPRPGYAEVMSYDYPLFPNYMANTESSRAKVRSHSAPKQRPDSFERQLSRRRASVEGRNVPRPVRMQRSSSHVGATNPWSAIKLDRSSVSLKDSECGSTSTVLTNTNYCRSLVAYHVSTTSLKLN